Proteins encoded by one window of Portunus trituberculatus isolate SZX2019 chromosome 27, ASM1759143v1, whole genome shotgun sequence:
- the LOC123509444 gene encoding glycine-rich cell wall structural protein 1-like: MVQGGASGGAGGVQGGGANWSAAGGTGATGQGGVSGDRNWASGVGTFGGSGGAVGIGKGMSGAGWASGGGGGAVGGAGGGVSGAAGVSGGSGGMGGNWNQQGVNTQAGGNIQFGDAHAGGKGVHAGDGGDHFVTGNTHTGGGNTHLGGGGAHSGGGNTHFVGGGGHSGGWGTNSKGWTSGGGASVSGGGGGSAGGNIGGSGWQTGGVTGSKGVTGEREGVAAGGGGWQAGGVTGNKGTTGTRGVAAGGGGWQAGGVAGNKVPQGARWE, from the coding sequence ATGGTGCAGGGAGGCGCGTCAGGAGGTGCGGGAGGCGTGCAGGGGGGAGGGGCAAACTGGTCAGCAGCAGGAGGCACGGGAGCGACAGGTCAAGGAGGCGTGTCCGGGGACAGGAACTGGGCATCAGGGGTAGGGACGTTTGGGGGTAGCGGTGGCGCGGTAGGAATCGGGAAAGGGATGTCAGGGGCAGGGTGGGCgtcagggggaggaggaggggctgtAGGAGGGGCAGGTGGAGGTGTGTCAGGTGCTGCAGGGGTGTCTGGGGGGAGTGGCGGGATGGGAGGCAACTGGAACCAGCAAGGCGTTAATACCCAGGCAGGCGGCAACATTCAATTCGGGGACGCCCACGCAGGGGGGAAAGGTGTCCACGCGGGGGACGGAGGTGATCATTTCGTGACGGGGAATACCCACACAGGTGGCGGTAACACTCACCTAGGGGGAGGGGGCGCTCATTCAGGGGGCGGCAATACCCACTTTGTAGGCGGGGGTGGCCACTCAGGAGGCTGGGGAACCAACTCTAAAGGGTGGACGTCTGGGGGAGGGGCCAgtgtgtcaggaggaggagggggctcAGCTGGAGGGAACATAGGAGGAAGCGGATGGCAGACAGGGGGCGTGACAGGAAGCAAAGGAGTCACAGGGGAACGGGAGGGTGTTGcagcagggggaggaggatggcaGGCAGGGGGAGTGACAGGAAACAAAGGCACCACGGGGACACGGGGAGTAGcagcagggggaggaggatggcaGGCAGGGGGAGTAGCAGGGAACAAGGTGCCACAGGGAGCCAGGTGGGAGTGA
- the LOC123509445 gene encoding ctenidin-1-like — MAGAMGFTPSTLKGNTGKGCNCDRDQFSCVGVEGEGETQDGRAPRKVTRQPALKAATAACCLPGIYGATSPGRQVTLAIQSAVSSMTVLPVALGVSLLLASCNAGIIYGGHGGGGGHVGGVSTRVVVSGGHGGGGGYGGGGFGGGFIGGHGGGGYGGGGFGGGFGGGYGGGYGGGGHGGGHIGGITRVVHVSGGYGGGGIGGGFIGGHGGGGGGGGGGYYGYGK; from the exons ATGGCTGGGGCGATGGGTTTCACTCCCTCCACCTTGAAGGGAAACACGGGGAAGGGGTGCAACTGTGACCGTGACCAG TTCTCTTGCGTAGGGGTGGAGGGTGAAGGCGAGACGCAGGACGGGAGGGCGCCACGCAAAG TGACGCGACAACCTGCACTGAAGGCCGCCACAGCTGCCTGCTGCTTGCCAGGTATATATGGCGCCACCAGCCCAGGAAGACAAGTCACTTTGGCGATTCAGTCAGCAGTGAGCAGCATG ACAGTCCTCCCAGTCGCCCTCGGCGTCAGCCTCCTGCTGGCCTCCTGCAACGCCGGCATCATCTACGGCGgccatggcggcggcggcggacatGTCGGCGGAGTCTCCACCAGGGTGGTAGTGTCAGGCGGTcacggtggtggcggcggctacggtggtggtggattcGGTGGTGGATTCATTGGAGGccatggcggcggcggctacGGTGGCGGTGGATTCGGTGGCGGATTCGGCGGTGGTTATGGCGGCGGCTACGGCGGTGGCGGTCATGGTGGTGGACACATTGGTGGAATCACCAGAGTGGTTCACGTCTCTGGAGGatacggcggcggcggcattgGAGGCGGCTTCATCGGCGgtcacggcggcggcggcggcggcggcggcggaggctaCTACGGCTACGGCAAATAA
- the LOC123509722 gene encoding uncharacterized protein LOC123509722, which yields MRTFLSVVWTAAATCILAAPHPPPSTLLHASRARRSPQDSEEAKHSSSVLPPPGSSLSSRHKDATGTSSTHPAQLASTPSTSPNKQESRRAVMIRPLLRCLPSSGLYAPLSLKTLRRTLKDP from the exons ATG AGGACCTTCCTGTCGGTAGTGTGGACGGCGGCGGCGACCTGCATCCTGGCAGCACCAcatccacctccctccaccctgcTCCACGCCTCCAGGGCCCGCCGCTCCCCTCAGGACTCAGAAGAGGCAAAACACTCTTCCTCAGTCCTTCCGCCGCCAGGATCGTCCCTTAGCTCCCGTCACAAGGATGCTACGGGAACCTCCTCCACACATCCTGCTCAGCTGGCCTCCACGCCCAGCACGTCCCCTAACAAGCAAGAGAGTCGCAGGGCGGTGATGATTCGTCCACTCCTACGCTGTCTACCTTCTTCAGGGCTCTACGCTCCCCTCTCCCTGAAAACCCTGAGAAGGACCCTGAAGGACCCGTGA
- the LOC123509723 gene encoding holotricin-3-like isoform X4 encodes MTFLPVALGVSLLLASCSAGIIYGGHGGGGGHVGGVSTRVVVSGGHGGGGGGYGGGGFGGGFIGGHGGGGYGGGGFGGGFGGGFGGGYGGGHGGGHIGGVTRVVHVSGGYGGGGIGGGFIGGHGGGGGGGGGGYYGYGK; translated from the exons ATG aCATTCCTCCCAGTCGCCCTCGGGGTCAGCCTCCTGCTGGCCTCCTGCAGCGCCGGAATCATATACGGCGgccatggcggcggcggcggacatGTCGGCGGAGTCTCCACCAGGGTGGTAGTGTCAGGCGGCcacggtggtggcggcggaggatACGGTGGCGGTGGATTCGGTGGAGGGTTCATTGGCGGTCATGGCGGAGGCGGctacggtggtggtggattcGGTGGCGGATTCGGTGGCGGATTCGGCGGTGGTTATGGCGGCGGTCACGGTGGTGGACATATTGGAGGAGTCACCAGGGTGGTTCACGTCTCTGGAGgctacggcggcggcggcattgGCGGCGGCTTCATCGGCGgccatggcggcggcggcggcggtggcggcggaggcTACTACGGCTACGGCAAATAA
- the LOC123509723 gene encoding ctenidin-1-like isoform X3, with the protein MAILPLSPFPKAVTRQPALKAATAACCLPGIYGAASPGRQVTLTTQSAVSRMTVLPVAFGFSLLLASCSAGIIYGGHGGGGHVGGVSTRVVVSGGHGGGGGYGGGGFGGGFVGGHGGGGYGGGGFGGGFGGGYGGGYGGGGHGGGHIGGITRVVHVSGGYGGGGIGGGFIGGHGGGGGGGGGYYGYGK; encoded by the exons ATGgccatccttcccctctctcccttccccaagGCAGTGACGCGACAACCTGCACTGAAGGCCGCCACAGCCGCCTGCTGCTTGCCAGGTATATATGGCGCCGCAAGCCCTGGAAGGCAAGTCACTTTGACGACTCAGTCAGCAGTGAGCAGAATG ACAGTCCTCCCAGTCGCCTTCGGCTTCAGTCTCCTGCTGGCCTCCTGCAGCGCCGGCATCATCTACGGTGGACATGGCGGCGGCGGACATGTCGGCGGAGTCTCCACCAGGGTGGTAGTGTCAGGCGGccatggtggcggtggcggctacggtggtggtggattcGGTGGAGGATTCGTTGGCGGTCATGGAGGCGGCGGCTACGGTGGCGGTGGATTCGGTGGCGGATTCGGCGGTGGTTATGGCGGCGGCTACGGCGGTGGCGGTCATGGTGGTGGACACATTGGTGGAATCACCAGGGTGGTTCACGTATCTGGAGgctacggcggcggcggcattgGCGGCGGTTTCATCGGCGgccacggcggcggcggcggcggcggcggaggctaCTACGGCTACGGCAAATAA
- the LOC123509723 gene encoding glycine-rich protein 5-like isoform X1: MAILPLSPFPKAVTRQPALKAATAACCLPGIYGAASPGRQVTLTTQSAVSRMTFLPVALGVSLLLASCSAGIIYGGHGGGGGHVGGVSTRVVVSGGHGGGGGGYGGGGFGGGFIGGHGGGGYGGGGFGGGFGGGFGGGYGGGHGGGHIGGVTRVVHVSGGYGGGGIGGGFIGGHGGGGGGGGGGYYGYGK; encoded by the exons ATGgccatccttcccctctctcccttccccaagGCAGTGACGCGACAACCTGCACTGAAGGCCGCCACAGCCGCCTGCTGCTTGCCAGGTATATATGGCGCCGCAAGCCCTGGAAGGCAAGTCACTTTGACGACTCAGTCAGCAGTGAGCAGAATG aCATTCCTCCCAGTCGCCCTCGGGGTCAGCCTCCTGCTGGCCTCCTGCAGCGCCGGAATCATATACGGCGgccatggcggcggcggcggacatGTCGGCGGAGTCTCCACCAGGGTGGTAGTGTCAGGCGGCcacggtggtggcggcggaggatACGGTGGCGGTGGATTCGGTGGAGGGTTCATTGGCGGTCATGGCGGAGGCGGctacggtggtggtggattcGGTGGCGGATTCGGTGGCGGATTCGGCGGTGGTTATGGCGGCGGTCACGGTGGTGGACATATTGGAGGAGTCACCAGGGTGGTTCACGTCTCTGGAGgctacggcggcggcggcattgGCGGCGGCTTCATCGGCGgccatggcggcggcggcggcggtggcggcggaggcTACTACGGCTACGGCAAATAA